A single genomic interval of Pyrus communis chromosome 7, drPyrComm1.1, whole genome shotgun sequence harbors:
- the LOC137740594 gene encoding protein ALP1-like, with protein sequence MIGSLYCIHWDWKNCLTRWQGGFSGRSRKPIVVLKTVALYDTWIWHVFFGVPGSQNDITVLGRSPIFNRLTEGKTPQLDYYINNRQYNMGYYLADNIYTKWATLVQAIPNPRNDAEKLFTLHQEAYQKDVERVFGILQARWNIISEPARGWSRENLDSIMMSCIILHNMIVEDEQDEYIDEESDDDQEDPNRSRRVRAKIYDGPNLPFNLRTSSICINEYMRRYKMICSCATNKYLQQDLVAHLWAKRSME encoded by the coding sequence atgatagggtcattatACTGCATACATTGGGATTGGAAGAATTGTCTCACCAGATGGCAAGGAGGCTTTAGCGGAAGGTCGAGGAAGCCAATTGTTGTGTTAAAGACGGTTGCCTTATATGACACATGGATCTGGCATGttttctttggagtccctggatcccaaaatgacattacagttcttgggcgTTCACCCATTTTCAATCGCCTAACGGAAGGTAAAacacctcaacttgactactacatcaacaaccgtcaatacaatatggggtattacttggcagataaCATTTACAcaaagtgggcgacacttgtccaagcaattccaaaccctaggaatgacgcggaaaagttgtttaccttacaccaagaggcataccagaaagatgttgagagagttttcggtattctacaagcacgtTGGAATATCATTAGTGAACCAgcaagagggtggagtcgagaaaatttggactccatcatgatgtcttgcatcatattacacaatatgatagtggaggatgagcAAGATGAGTATATTGATGAAGAATCTGATGACGATcaagaagatccaaataggtcaagaagggttcgtgcaaaaatatatgatgggcctaatttgcctttcaatctAAGAACTAGTAGTATCtgtataaatgagtacatgaggcgtTATAAAATGATATGTTCTTGTGCCACAAACAAAtacctacaacaggatcttgttgcacatctttgggccaaaagaagcatggagtag